In Grus americana isolate bGruAme1 chromosome 19, bGruAme1.mat, whole genome shotgun sequence, the following are encoded in one genomic region:
- the HEATR6 gene encoding HEAT repeat-containing protein 6 isoform X2 → MTFGGSFQYLPDLLGKSGLLVQFSDSAQPDVELRRAAVRSMANLCLSVPGQPYLDESYRSVCFQTFLSVLQSSKTSDVDDIAFCMLLQNALKGIQSLLNGGKMKLMQTDQIGSLLAVLKKCMFHGLPGLSIEMPAALYPAPLPQYDKRSPVKQEQSEPAAFKQAGNRRKKSKGKQKKGEFGEEGREDLGDAGNESVLGADMLKLRLGDVQNSPCSDPRSHASEVAYVPAGKDHLSSHCTGWKRVSSSESEYSDAEGGMQSKTRSYQANVRQGALACFLSAIKSIEKRVLYGYWSAFVPDAPGIGSPQSVSLMTIALKDPSPKTRACALQVLSAILEGSKQFLSVAEDANDHKRAFTPFSVTIASSIRELHRCLLLALVAESSSQTLTQIVKCLANLVSNAPYSRLKPGLLTRVWNQIKPYICHKDVNVRVSSLTLLGAIVSVQAPLPEVQLLLQQPSSSGLNNSGSVTPHRLNSSEQWRKALPSEGEPPDNPAGCTSSEPCWLLRLCVSIIILPREDSCSDSDANFPSLSSVYEPCPLRLESLQVLALLVKGYFSMAQSYFIELGEVACRCMEEMDPSIQLHGAKLLEELGTGVLQQYKPDSAVAPDQRVPVSVVVTFWTMMLNGPLPGTLQNSPHATLQTSACDALSSILPEAFSSLQNDQQILCVTLLLGLNHSENPLVKAAAVRALGVYILFSCLRQDVMFVADTANAILNSLHDKSPNVRAKAAWSLGNLTDTLIINKETMGQSFQEEFSDLLLLKMLRSATEASRDRDKVKSNAVRALGNVLHFLQPYHVANPRFREAIEESLQALISAVESEATMKVRWNACYALGNVFKNPALPLGEAPWTTQAYSALSSVVKSCKNFKVRIKSAMALSIPSKRECYGSTQQFCQIWSALVVALQKSEDTEDFLEFKYSASLRTQICQALLHLLGLAKSTDLPVIWETIAANGDAIKAYVLQYLKSGVEENEAGTHGDLCERERVLKRAIEHLSGTEKQLEGKARVRVSVYLEDVLTNHASAAELAEA, encoded by the exons TGTGCCTGGGCAGCCGTACTTGGACGAGTCCTACAGAAGTGTctgttttcaaacttttctaAGCGTTCTGCAGTCTTCAAAAACCTCTGATGTAGATGACATCGCTTTTTGCATG ttaCTGCAAAATGCACTGAAAGGCATCCAGTCGCTTCTAAATGGTGGGAAGATGAAACTAATGCAAACTGACCAAATTGGATCTCTTCTTGCAGTATTAAAG AAATGTATGTTTCATGGCCTGCCAGGGCTGAGCATAGAAATGCCCGCAGCCTTGTACCCGGCTCCGTTACCCCAGTACGATAAAAGGTCGCCTGTCAAACAGGAGCAATCGGAACCGGCCGCCTTTAAGCAGGCAGGG aatcgaagaaaaaagtccaaagggaaacaaaagaagGGAGAGtttggggaagaaggaagagaagatttGGGTGATGCAGGAAATGAATCGGTCCTTGGAGCAGACATGCTGAAATTACGCTTGGGGGATGTGCAGAACAGTCCTTGTTCGGATCCTCGGAGCCATGCGTCGGAAGTTGCATACGTGCCTGCTGGAAAGGATCACTTGTCTTCACATTGCACTGGTTGGAAAAGAGTCAGCAGCAGCGAGTCGGAATACTCTGATGCTGAAGGTGGAATGCAGAGCAAAACGAG atctTATCAAGCCAATGTTCGTCAAGGGGCTCTAGCCTGTTTCCTCTCCGCTATAAAATCAATAGAAAAAAGAGTTCTTTATGGCTACTGGTCAGCGTTTGTTCCTGACGCACCTGGGATTGGCAGCCCCCAGTCAGTGTCCTTGATGACTATTGCTTTAAAGGACCCCTCTCCAAAG ACCCGTGCCTGTGCCCTTCAAGTTCTCTCAGCCATCCTGGAAGGTTCCAAGcagtttctttctgttgctgaaGACGCTAACGATCACAAGAGAGCTTTTACTCCCTTCTCTGTAACTATTGCTTCTAGCATCCGGGAGCTGCaccgctgcctgctgctggccctggTGGCAGAATCCTCTTCTCAAACACTCACCCAAATAGTTAAG TGCCTTGCAAATTTGGTTTCAAATGCACCGTACAGCCGTTTAAAACCCGGGTTGCTGACAAGAGTTTGGAACCAGATAAAGCCATACATTTGTCATAAAG ATGTTAACGTTCGAGTTTCTAGTCTCACATTATTAGGGGCTATAGTATCTGTCCAAGCACCTTTACCAGAGGTGCAGTTACTTTTGCAACAGCCTAGTTCTTCAGGGCTAAATAACAGTGGTAGCGTAACCCCTCACCGTTTGAATTCTTCTGAGCAGTGGAGAAAAGCACTCCCCTCCGAAGGGGAGCCTCCCGATAATCCAGCAGGATGTACGTCTTCAGAACCATGCTGGCTTCTCCGTCTCTGCGTTTCCATCATCATTCTGCCCAGAGAGGATTCCTGTTCTGACAGCGATGCTAACTTTCCATCGCTTTCCAGCGTTTATGAGCCGTGTCCCCTTCGACTGGAATCCTTACAG GTGTTGGCTCTTCTCGTAAAAGGTTATTTCTCTATGGCTCAGAGCTATTTCATAGAACTCGGAGAAGTGGCTTGCAGATGCATGGAAGAAATGGATCCATCCATTCAGCTTCATGGAGCCAAA cttctggaggagctgggcacAGGTGTACTGCAGCAGTACAAACCCGATTCAGCCGTTGCCCCTGATCAGAGAGTACCGGTCAGCGTG GTTGTAACTTTCTGGACTATGATGTTAAATGGCCCTTTACCTGGCACGCTTCAGAACTCTCCGCATGCGACTCTTCAGACAAGCGCCTGTGACGCCCTGTCCTCTATCTTGCCAGAAGCTTTCAGCAGTCTGCAG AATGACCAGCAGATACTGTGCGTCACTCTGCTGCTTGGCCTGAACCACAGCGAGAACCCCCTGGTAAAAGCTGCTGCCGTGCGTGCACTTGGAGTCTACATCCTCTTCTCTTGCCTTCGGCAG GATGTGATGTTTGTGGCAGACACAGCAAATGCTATTCTGAATTCCCTCCATGACAAGTCTCCGAACGTCCGTGCCAAAGCAGCCTGGTCCCTGGGCAATCTTACAGACACTCTGATCATCAACAA GGAAACAATGGGACAGAGTTTTCAGGAGGAATTTtctgatctgctgctgctgaaaatgttACGGTCTGCGACTGAAGCATCCAGGGACAGAGACAAG GTGAAGAGTAATGCAGTCCGGGCCCTTGGGAACGTGCTTCATTTCCTTCAGCCATACCACGTAGCAAACCCCAGGTTTAGGGAAGCCATCGAGGAGTCTCTTCAGGCCCTTATTTCTGCTGTGGAGAGTGAGGCCACTATGAAAGTGCGCTGGAATGCTTGTTACGCGCTGGGGAATGTATTTAAGAACCCTGCCTTGCCACTCG GAGAGGCTCCTTGGACCACGCAAGCATACAGTGCACTTTCCTCAGTAGTGAAGTCCTGCAAGAATTTTAAAGTCCGGATCAAATCAGCCATGGCCCTCTCCATCCCTAGCAAGAGGGAATGCTACGGCTCCACTCAGCAGTTCTGCCAAATCTGGAGTGCCTTGGTGGTAGCCTTGCAGAAGAGCGAAGACACCGAGGACTTTCTGGAATTCAAGTACAGTGCCAGCCTCAGGACCCAGATCTGCCAGGCTCTGCTTCATTTGTTAGGTCTGGCGAAGAGCACAGACCTGCCGGTCATTTGGGAAACCATAGCGGCCAACGGGGATGCAATCAAAGCCTACGTCTTGCAGTATCTGAAATCCGGAGTTGAAGAAAACGAAGCCGGAACGCACGGGGACTTGTGCGAGAGGGAGAGAGTATTAAAAAGAGCTATCGAACATCTCAGTGGGACAGAGAAACAGCTGGAGGGCAAAGCTAGGGTAAGAGTGTCTGTGTACCTGGAAGATGTCTTGACAAACCATGCCAGTGCCGCTGAATTAGCAGAGGCTTAG